From the genome of Eremothecium gossypii ATCC 10895 chromosome I, complete sequence:
CTTCCCGGTTTCCTTTACCGACTACTGGGGACGCGCCCTTTGGAAGAAGATATACGTCAACGAGTCCATGATCAGCTCCATGTCCGAGTTGTTTGCCCGGAGCGAGATCACAAACAACTACGAGGCCCCGTTGCCCATCATTATCGCCAACTGTAAAAACGAAGACCTTGTCAACGCCGTGTTCGAGTTCACCCCCTTCGAGTTTGGATCGTGGAATCGCCTCCTCGGGCTTTTTGTGAACCTCAAGTACTTGGGCTCGAACTTCACCGAGGGCGTCGCGCAGAGCTGCGTTCAGGGCTTTGACGACATCGGGTTCATCACCGCCACGTCCTCCTCGCTTTTCAACAACGTCCTTATCTACGCTTGGAAGCTCGCCTCCGAGTCCTCGCTCAAGACCATGAAGGCCATCCGCGCGCTCTTCTCCACCTTCGGCGTGAACCTGAAGAACAAGCCCAACAGCTTCTTCGGCACCCGCTCAGACTTCGCGCTCTTTCAGCCCAACCCCTTCTATCGCTACCCCGGCGTCGACTCGCCGTTGACTAACTCGGACAAGCTCTACCTCGTCGACGGCGGCGAGGACGGCGAGAACATCCCGCTCCGCCCCTTCTTGCAGCCCGAGCGCCAGGTCGACCTCATCTTCGCCCTCGACTCCAGCTCCGGCCGCATCAACTACCCCACCGGCGGCATCCTCCGCAACCTCTACGACAACCTCCACGCCACAgacggcgccgccgccgtcgtcCAGACCGGCGACGTCCAGAGCGTCACCGACCTCCTTCCCTACATCCCCTCCGCAGAGGAGTTCGAGGCCAAGGGCTTGCTCAAGCGCCCCGTCGCCTTTGGCTGCTACCCGGAGAGCTACCACATCCGCAATGCCTCGgccaccgccgcgcccggAAAGCTCCCCCCCATCGTCTTCTACCACGCAAATCGCAACAGCACATACAACTCCAACACCTCTACCTTCAAGCTCCGCTACAACCACTCCGAGGTCCAGGGCATGCTCGAGAACGGCGCTAGTCTATTCACCCACGACAACAATACCGCCTATTTCCAGTGTGTGGGCTGCCTTGTTGTTAAGCGCGCCTACGACAATGTGAACGCATCTGCCAAGCTCCCCCCGACCTGTCAGCAGTGCTTCCGCAGGTACTGCTACAACTAGCTGTCACCATACGTCTACATACTGAGCCGGGTAATTACATAGTAGTTAGTGGATACTAGCGAATTACTGCGTAGATCTGTACGAGAATCCCAGATCCGTTTTTCCAATATTTCACCGTCCTGTAAATCAACAGTTGAAAAACAATGGCGTGCTTAATCGACGAACGCAGCACAACCAGCAATAGGCTTCGAAGCCGTTCCAGAGGTGATATCGCAAAGTTGCTCGAGCACTAGAACGGACTGGGTCATTATATAGGTGGTAGTAAGAAGTGGGTAGAAGGAAGGGACTATGGTACAGCGCGGGCGTGGAGGCAGGGACGCCGCAGTGGGTGCCGCTCATGGGCATGGGCATATGCGGCAGTTGTACGAGTTGGTTTACAACGGGGGGGCGGTGGGGACGGTGACGTTGCGGCCGGACCTGCCGCGGCACGGGACGCTTGACCCGAGCAATGTTGTGTGCACGCTAGTGGAGCTGTACCACTCGATTCCGGGCGACATCCCGCTGATTAAGACGCATTCGATCGCAGGGTGGGTGTTTCTGAACGAGGTGGAGCCCGGGAACCTGATTGTGTGGGGCAAGAGCGACATGCGCGTGGTGGTGGACCCGATGGAGATGAGCGCGCAGCAAGAGCAGGCCGCGCTCCTCGGGGGCGTTGGGTACGGCCATTGGTCGGAGCTCGAGGACgtggcggcagcggcggcggcagcggcggcggcggcagctggTGCGAGCGCGCATGCCCACGCTGGGGCGGGCTCGCACGTGGGAACAGCGGTGGGGGGACCGGGTACGGGTCCTCTTGCGCACAATGCACATGCTCATCAACACACACACCAACACGCGCATCACCATGCGCACCAGCATCGACATAGTGGTATGGTAAACCTTACCCGCTTTAATTCTGCACCCCCGGGCATCATGGAGTTCCAAACGCCGGAACAGGTAAAAGACTACATACAGAGGATCTACGCCTTTCAGGAGCGCATCGGCATTGTGTGCCTGAAAACAAAGGACTACAAGAGCAAGGTGACGCGGATCGACTTTGGATGCGAGTTCTATGGCACGCGGGCAGGCAAGACAGCGGCGCCGAACGACATATCGCCGGGCGGAGCCGCCAACGGAGATTCTGACGAGCACCGCACTAGATCCACGCACCACCTGGGTAGCGGCACCAAACGCTGCCCGTTCTTCATCAGGTACCGCTACCAATCGGCCAAAGATAATTACTATCTGGACGAGGCTTGCTCGAACTTGGACCACGACCATGACCGCGTCGATGTGTGGAACTACAACACCAACAAGCGTCTGCTCATAAAGGAATACAAAAGACAGCTAATCCAATTAATGTCCTCGAGCGACAATGTCTCATCGGGCGATGTGATTCGTTTGCTGGTATCTGAGGCCAGCAAGGACGACCTCTATAAGGGTTACTTCTCGAATAACACCAGGAAAAAGGATTTCGCTAAAGCAATGAGGAAAAACTGCGAGTACTTTCGCAGGTCTTATTTGGACAAACGGAGTTTTGACGGGCAGGTAACATGACCCTTGCGCGGAACAGGGCTTGCCCCACGTCATATACCCCGCACCACATCGTGCCCTGCAGCTTGAACTATATGTATCGGTGTGTATATAACGAGACTCCCGAAACTCCATGAATGTTTGCATAAGCCATCAGTATGCAGTCGGAATGATGCCTCACGGTAGCCCTAAAATCATCACCGTGTGCAACTCGGGATATTAGTACGTAGTGAGCATGAATAGGTGCCCAATGGCACATTTAAAACCTTATTGAGCGAACGTACTTACCTGTCGCCAACACAATGTAGTTGATTATCTAAGCAGAAATGCCGTTACCCTGCTAAACGTCTATGAATAGGAAAAGCTATCCTATAGGCTGTTCAGTACTATTGCTAAAGTCCTCACAATATTAGACGACAGCATCGAGAAGTATGAGGTTACTCGAACTTGGACTGGTATTTGGCGGACTGCTAGGCTCAGTGCGCTGCATGCCCCATGGAGACAAAATTCATACAGAGGTCGAACGGCCGCCAGAGGGCAAGAACTGGGAGCAATGGCATATGGAACATGAACATCAGATGGCCGAGTACACCCCGGAGAAATTCTTTAATCTACACGATACCAACGGCAAGGGCTATATGGATGAGCGCGATATTCTATCTTTATATGGCCTCAGCCGGCCCGAGGTAGTCGGGACAGGGGACGGTATGGGACAGCACGATGATAGCGAGAGGATCGACGAAGAGACGGCTAACCGTATCGTAAAGCTAATTGGCGAATTACTTGACACCAATGACGACGGGAAGGTCACCAAAGCTGAGTATCTCAACTTTGCTAAAAGAGGCAAGTCGTTTCCTGACCTGGGCGTTGGAGTCGGGCATCACTTGGATTTCGAAAAGGAGTTCAATGTCCACCACTGGAACACACACCACCAGAACAACGAGAAAACGACTCACCGCGAAGACGTTGAGCACGATTTGTTGCACTACTACCATTCTTTGGAGCAAGACGAGCTGAAGCGGGGGGCTACACGGGGCAGCTACGTGACCGACGATCAGCTGGAGAGCCAGATTATGAAGCAAAAAATTCCATCCAAGTACTTAACTGGTAGATTATAACCGCTGCTTGGACGAGCTAGTGGGTGTTTAAGGACCACATATCTATTTTCAAGGAATGGTTATATGATTCGTACATCCGTTAAAATAGATAGTAAATACATAAAATACATCATTGGATATTTGAAAGCACTTCAGTCAATAGTTTATCATCAAACACATCACCGTCCACGCCGTGACAACGTATTCCCTTCTGTTCCAGAATTTTCCAGTCTGCGTTGATTTGGCCATCCCTGAGATACACGACATCCGTGATATATGCGGCCGGTGGCCACTGCATATGGTCCAACTTGGCCCGCTTCTTCTTGTACCGGGTCACTGCCATATGCATGGCGTCAATAATCATCAGCACATATTGCAGCCCCCCTAGTCCGAAGGTTTCGCGATCGTATTTGTTGTTGACCAGTAGCACTTTTTTCATCTTCCCTTCGACGACCACCTCCGCCACGTTACCGAGGATCACCATGGGCAATAGGCTGGTAATTAAGGACCCGATGGAATACACAAGCATATCGCATCGCTTCAGCTGGTGGATAGACCGAGAGTTCGCGACAGGGAAAATTTCCTCTCCATACGGATTAATGTAGAACACCCGCTTAACAGGCGCCGGGAGGGGCTCTTCATCGATCATCTTCTCAAAGTAGAGCTGTGATGTCCTCAAATCTGGATGGATGTAAAACGGTGCCGCAtcttcctcttcctcgtcgtcgtccgCCTGCGAGGGCGTGTTGAGCCCCTGCACGGAGGTGTACGAAGGAGAGCTGCTTTCGTCGCCCGCCCTGCTCATGGTCCCTG
Proteins encoded in this window:
- a CDS encoding AAL026Wp (NOHBY101; No homolog in Saccharomyces cerevisiae), whose protein sequence is MVQRGRGGRDAAVGAAHGHGHMRQLYELVYNGGAVGTVTLRPDLPRHGTLDPSNVVCTLVELYHSIPGDIPLIKTHSIAGWVFLNEVEPGNLIVWGKSDMRVVVDPMEMSAQQEQAALLGGVGYGHWSELEDVAAAAAAAAAAAAGASAHAHAGAGSHVGTAVGGPGTGPLAHNAHAHQHTHQHAHHHAHQHRHSGMVNLTRFNSAPPGIMEFQTPEQVKDYIQRIYAFQERIGIVCLKTKDYKSKVTRIDFGCEFYGTRAGKTAAPNDISPGGAANGDSDEHRTRSTHHLGSGTKRCPFFIRYRYQSAKDNYYLDEACSNLDHDHDRVDVWNYNTNKRLLIKEYKRQLIQLMSSSDNVSSGDVIRLLVSEASKDDLYKGYFSNNTRKKDFAKAMRKNCEYFRRSYLDKRSFDGQVT
- the SSP120 gene encoding nucleobindin SSP120 (Syntenic homolog of Saccharomyces cerevisiae YLR250W (SSP120)); its protein translation is MRLLELGLVFGGLLGSVRCMPHGDKIHTEVERPPEGKNWEQWHMEHEHQMAEYTPEKFFNLHDTNGKGYMDERDILSLYGLSRPEVVGTGDGMGQHDDSERIDEETANRIVKLIGELLDTNDDGKVTKAEYLNFAKRGKSFPDLGVGVGHHLDFEKEFNVHHWNTHHQNNEKTTHREDVEHDLLHYYHSLEQDELKRGATRGSYVTDDQLESQIMKQKIPSKYLTGRL
- a CDS encoding uncharacterized protein (Syntenic homolog of Saccharomyces cerevisiae YNL011C), which produces MAEGTRRRLSVVVLGGGTATNALVPCFEELSSSVAYIMPISDNGGSTSEILRVIGGPAIGDIRSRLVRVISDAFLIQVLSYRLPQENKRAKEEWNEIVEGSHAIWGGVPSPLRECVRPFLAHIQSELLKRGKISKPFQFAKASVGNLFLTGARLFLGSLDAAIELTLRLGRCDASVDVIPCINSNHMYHISALLENETVITGQSQISHPSQPIHDQFAGTMSRAGDESSSPSYTSVQGLNTPSQADDDEEEEDAAPFYIHPDLRTSQLYFEKMIDEEPLPAPVKRVFYINPYGEEIFPVANSRSIHQLKRCDMLVYSIGSLITSLLPMVILGNVAEVVVEGKMKKVLLVNNKYDRETFGLGGLQYVLMIIDAMHMAVTRYKKKRAKLDHMQWPPAAYITDVVYLRDGQINADWKILEQKGIRCHGVDGDVFDDKLLTEVLSNIQ
- the SPO1 gene encoding putative carboxylic ester hydrolase (Syntenic homolog of Saccharomyces cerevisiae YNL012W (SPO1); 1-intron) — its product is MRLTIVITAFALLGNALSNFYTPHGVMCPREDLIRNSNTGLSEQEHSYIKNHHYLTQNHLIKFLQNASIPDFDINDFLHKTSQRPINLAIAVSGGGYRSMLTSSGFLLGMHSRGLFNCASYIASISGGSWTLMRLLLTNFNIEELKEWNINSSLLEGVPNFEIKNRDIIQQFEATANSPESITHTSQEVFMDEDFYSELQDQASIWKRSLALGPAGELPTFSEFYDRLERSWAQLDHSPHHKRSIDTLLKLKETFEDVFKADSEDGEVNQIRKLEEMMDSFSSFRKVLSFYIDLHSEVRPKKIMGFPVSFTDYWGRALWKKIYVNESMISSMSELFARSEITNNYEAPLPIIIANCKNEDLVNAVFEFTPFEFGSWNRLLGLFVNLKYLGSNFTEGVAQSCVQGFDDIGFITATSSSLFNNVLIYAWKLASESSLKTMKAIRALFSTFGVNLKNKPNSFFGTRSDFALFQPNPFYRYPGVDSPLTNSDKLYLVDGGEDGENIPLRPFLQPERQVDLIFALDSSSGRINYPTGGILRNLYDNLHATDGAAAVVQTGDVQSVTDLLPYIPSAEEFEAKGLLKRPVAFGCYPESYHIRNASATAAPGKLPPIVFYHANRNSTYNSNTSTFKLRYNHSEVQGMLENGASLFTHDNNTAYFQCVGCLVVKRAYDNVNASAKLPPTCQQCFRRYCYN